The Oncorhynchus nerka isolate Pitt River linkage group LG11, Oner_Uvic_2.0, whole genome shotgun sequence genome includes the window accaggctatgtggggtggccagtcctcttctggctgtgccgggtggagattataacagaacatggccaagatgttcaaatgttcataaatgaccagcatggtcgaataataataaggcagaacagttgaaactggagcagcagcacggtcaggtggactggggacagcaaggagtcatcatgtcaggtagtcctggggcatatCCTTTCGATTTAGGACTCAATGCAATCCGTATCCGCTGaagtttaaaggcaatgttcccacgtTCGCAGAGACTGAATTCACTCACGGTAAACGCTGAACTTCGGTGATATGGATTGAATCAAGCCCTTAGGCCTATTGATGGAATAGTATAGGGGTTGAAAAATTCTGGTAATTTTCCCATAATTCCCTGCCGGGATGACTCCAAGTTGGACGATTCCCACATGCTTATTCCCTCTTGATTCCAGAGATTCTCCAACTGGGATTTTTGTAAGAACTGTGAATTTAGGGCAAGTTACCGTAATTTGCAACCCTAGTCCTGCACATTCTAGTTTTCTGGTTGATCTCCTAATCAACCAAGCGGAAAACCCACTTGTAAATAGACATTATAGAATAACTCATGTGAAACATGTTATTCTCCTGCTTGGCAAAGGTTGTCAATGAATTTAAAATGATTTCCGAACAATTTAAATATTTCTTTTTGTATTTGATTTAGTGATAGGAAAAAGTTTGATTACTTGatcaactttttattttattttttatctggtCTAATTTATCAGTCAATCTGTCCAGAGTTTGTGTTTGTATACTGATGTGATTGTGCCTAGAGATATTTTGTCTGATCTGACCAGACctccagctctgtgtctgtaggaGAGCTGTCATGTATCCAGCTACCTCCAATTGATGCTGAATGACACAGAGCACTCGATTTCCAGCTAGTTCGACCCCATGCCTGTTGTCTGCCTCAAGCTTCAGTCTCCAGGTGTTTCTTGGACtatggtcctgaccagtagaggTCACAAACAGTGCTATTTCCCACTCCCATGTTGCCACCTAGTGTGAATTAAGGAGTGGCTCAAATGTAAGGCTTTCACCTCATATGTGTGGAGTTGTAGGTTGAATCCCAGGTAGAGCCTGTGGTTGTGTCGACACTCATGATTGATGGACTGTGACAACTAATGAGGGTTTCATATTTGAGGTTCCCCTTCCTGTGAACAGCAGTGGTGATGGGGGGGAAACTTCTGGAAAGAGTAGAAACTTAgacacttttttatttatttgtatttctttTTAAATACTACTTTTTCCTTGGGTTTCCCTTCATAACCGCCACTGGGGACTGTTCTGGAACCACAGGGGGAATCCCAGGATTTAACTGCCCCGCTTATTGCCTGCTTTCAGCCGACGCACCAATTCCCAATCTCTGTTTTGTTTTAGCACCCCCCTCCCCACTTTCCTCAGGCGGCCAGCGCCCCCACTCTGAACCCACTCCATGCCGGCATACTATCAGTGTtgggaaaagtactcaattgtcatacttgagtaaaagtaaagataccttaatagaaaatgactcaagtaaaagtcacccagtaaattactacttgagtaaaagtctaaaagttttTGGTTTTAAATATTCTTAAGTGCCAAAACTATCAATGAGATCAAATTCCTTATATATAAATGTTGTGGAAATTCAACACAGGGACACTCGAAGTCAatatgaaataaatcactctttaATTGTCAGCAAGCTGGAGAGGTCACAGTCAAACTTATATGCACTTTAAAATCTCATTTGTAACTGATCCAAGCACAGTTATGGTCCCTGCCTGTGCTTGGATCAGTTACAAATGAGATTTTAAAGTGCATATAAGTTTGACTGTGACCTCTCCAGCTTGCTGACAATTAAAGAGTGATTTATTTAATATTGACTTCGAGTGTCCCTGTGGTCCCTGCCTGTgcattatttatgacaaaaataTGAACATTTTCAAGGCTGTCCCTCCAGACTATACATTTCCTTCACATAAGCAAACCTGATGGCATACATTTGTATTTATGGCTagacaggggcacactccaatactCATACGCCATTTACAaataaagcatttgtgtttagtgagtccgccagatcagaggcagtagggatgaccagggatgttctctagataagtgtgtgaattggaccattttcctgtcctgctaaggtgtcagggaaaatgtagagtaaaaaaagtacatcattttctttaggaatgtaaatagtaaaagtacagatactcaacaaaaaaaacactAAAGTATTttgacttaagtactttacaccgctGCATACTACCTCATTAGTTGCTTGGTGGGAGGCACCAGAAGGACCCTTTAAGACAATCCAGAGCTCTAATATCAAGCGTTTGACCCTCATCAGACTTGCCAGTCTTAACTTTGCATGAGTGAGGCTTTGAAACATGTATCATATttttgttgtgtgtattcatttATCTAGGTGTATTGCACTAGTGTTTAAGATGGGAATGCAGTAGTTGAAACCTCACATTCCTGTAGCCACTGAAGAAATAGGACGGTCAATTTGCCATGGGCTTGATGTGACGGACTGCTCGGGGATTGAGTTCGCCACACCAGTCTGGCAAAAGCTCATGTCATAACAGTACGTGATCAATATCATAGATCAGAGTTATATTTTTCTTATAAAACTCACTGGAAATGTTGGGAGCTTGCAGATTGTGATGCTGGACAGGACATCTCTTTGAAACAATTCAGTACAAGTCTATAGCCTGTACCCACATGTTAGGTAGGCTGTATGCCTACAGTAGCCTTTAGGCCAGGATCCCCCAACGGGTGCCCTAAACTATTGCCCGTGCATGGTTTTATTTGGCTCCCCAAGTTTTCTGTGCAAAAAAAAGAGATtttcattttggaaatctgttcccaagtcaTTCCCACCCATAATAGAGATGTGATCATATACAAAATGTAAGCAATGTtggaaatgattatgttttagttttgagcttcttgcggtcaatttgcagtctagaAATGGAATGGAATTTTTTTCTTCCCGCGGCTGAATGTAGTTGATGATCCTGCTTTAGACCCCCGACTCCCCTTAATAAAAAGTCAACCATGAAGCACTGCATTtattgatatagtgatatagtacgACATGCTGAGTCACATCCAATAACTACTGTGAAGCAGCTTTCATTTGCAAAGAAGAAAGGACGATACGTGTTACATTAACTAGATTGTTGGACAAAATAATACAATTAAAATTAAAATGGTGGCGTCatcttgtaccttgtcagttgcTCCCTTTTAGATTAGTGATGTCTGGACTATGGAGTCCTTCACTCATTAGATGAACTACGTGTAGGTGGTTGTGACCGGAGGTTGCTTCAGAAATAATTGCCCACAAAATATTCAAGTATGAGCACGGAGTTGAGCAGGCGACCAAAATCTAACAACATAGATCATAAAACGATCGCATTAATTACAGCGCGAATCTGCAACAGAAAGCAAAGACGGTTGACTACAATTTTCAATTAATTTTATGCAAATGAAATCAATTTCTTGATTCTGGATTAATACAATAATTGTCCATCTTAACCAAGAGCACATTTGTTTTACAGATTGTTTACAGATCTAAAACAAGTCAAGTACAGATGCAAAAGTGATCACATTatggaaaaatatatttattttgcaCATGCAGATCCTTCTACACATTACATTACAAAATGGAAGTTAACATGCTAGACAGTTGATAATATAACATATGACCAGACTGAGCAGGACAACATTTctctgtaaaacaaaaaaaatgtgttgATGTATTTATGCCCTCTTGTGGATTCTTTGTGTATGACACGTGCTGAGATGATTTCAGGTAGGCCTCCGTGCGTCTTGAAGTATCGGTCATTTGAATCTCAGTTGACATGTCAGGTGTATCACCAGTGGTCCACAACAAACAAATAACTCAAGGCTGTGAGCCTCCGGGATACGGTTTAAACGACACTAGGCTACATCTTCTCATAGGTCAGTTCGTGTCCACAGGTGTTACAGACCTTCCTGTAGAGAtcctcctcttcatccactaTCTCCTCAGGGCCGTACTCGTGCTGGTGAGCGCTGGTGTCCTTTGTCCACACGCTGCTCCTCACTGCACGGCGGAGCTCTGGTCACGACAGAGAAAATAACAATCCAATAACTGACCAATAACAGGTGTGTAGGAATTATTCAATAAAGACAAAAGAAAAACCTGCACACTGTTTGCCAGTATCACTTGTGTTTTTGTGTTCACAGCCTTTTGATACATAAGCGCAATAAACCCCGCCAAAAAAAAATGGCAAGCACAATGGCTTTTTCGTTTTAAGTCAACAATgaagaaataaaacaataatcTGCTTTCTATAATCCACTGGAGGTGCTAGTGTTTTATCTATGTTATTGTATCTCCCTGAGTTTTGTAATGACAAAAGGTGACTAATGGGCAAATTTAAGATCACTAAAGTTCATATTCAGTTTGGAGGGATTCATACAATGTTTAGCATGTAAATATATTTCCCCTTTCTATTTCCAGAGTTCTATTGGTGACACTCACGGTgcaggttgatggtcactagactcGATACTGAACGTTATGGATTATTCTCATATGTTGATGGTGGTTGACGCCAGACTGGATGTACAAGGACAGAGGACACACTgattattcactgttgtattgtattgatgATGTTCTGTGAACTCTGATTCTGTAGCAGGTGACAGTCACTGCCTTTTCGTTTAGACTCACAAGCCTCTCTAGGGTTGGTGTTTCCAGAACATTTGGTGCTGTCTTATTAGGATATAAAAGGACctgtctccaagaggctggtgtttccagaacatttggtgctgtctgattaggatataaaggccctgtctccaagaggctggtgtttccaGAACATgtggtgctgtctgattaggatataaaggacctgtctccaagaggctggtgtttccagaacatttggtgctgtctgattaggatataaaggacctgtctccaagaggctggtgtttccaGAACATTTGGTGCTGTCTGATTGGGATATAAAGGCCctgtctccaagaggctggtgtttccagaacatttggtgctgtctgattaggatataaaggacctgtctccaagaggctggtgtttccagaacatttggtgctgtctgattaggatataaaggccctgtctccaagaggctggtgtttccaGAACATGTGGTGCTATCTGATTAGGATATAAAGGACctgtctccaagaggctggtgtttccagaacatttggtgctgtctgattaggatataaaggacctgtctccaagaggctggtgtttccagaacatttggtgctgtctgattaggatataaaggccctgtctccaagaggctggtgtttccagaacatttggtgctgtctgattaggatataaaggacctgtctccaagaggctggtgtttccagaacatttggtgctgtctgattaggatataaAGGACCTGTCTCAAAGAGGCTGGTGTTTCCAGAACATttggtgctgtctgattaggatataaAGGCCCTGTCTCCAAAAGGCTGGTGTTTCCAGAACATttggtgctgtctgattaggatataaAGGACCTGTCTCCAAGAGGCCAATTAGACATTTTCTCTGCTGGATGACGTCTCCCTGTTGCAACTAGATTTTTAAACATGAACTTTACCAACAATTGCTTATCTGAGAATTCCTATTACAGTGACTTATTTATTGATATGGCATTATGTCTGAGTGAGGATCAGAAAACAGTGTCACTGACCTTTAACCTTTTTGTTGAAGCGCTTCTGCTTCTgcacctccctgttctcctctctggcCTCCTTGGCCTCCTCCAGGGCCTCCTCAGAGCCCCACACCTCTAAGGAGCGCTTCTCCACCTGGAAACACAGCACAACATCATGTTTACTGATCTAACCTAAATACGGCTGGGTCACGCAACGTAAAACGTTATGaaaagtttgagaaacagacgcctcacaagtcctcaactggcagcttcattaaatagtacccgcagaacatcagtctcaacgtcaacagtgaaaaggCGACTCCGGGACACTGGCCTTCTAGGCTGTTTCTCAatctagacactaatgtacttgtcctcttgctcagttgtgcaccagggcctcccacacctctttcttttctggttagggccagtttgtgctgttctgtgagaggagtagtacacagtgtggtacgagatcttcagtttcttggccatttcttgcatggaatagccttcatttctcaaaacaagaatagactgacgagtttcagaagaaagttctttgtttctggccgttttgagcttgtaatcgaacccacaaataaatgctgatgctccagatactcaactagtctaaagaaggccagttttaattgcttctttaaatcagaacaacagttttcagcagtgctaacataatttcaaaagggttttctaatgatcaattagccttttaaaatgatacacttggattagctaacacaacgtaccattggaacacaggagtgatgtttgctgataatgggcctctgtagatattccattaaaataaTGTTTAAAGTCTGCCgtctccagctacaatagtcatttacaacattaacaatgtctacactgtatttctgatcaatttgatgttattttaatagacaaaaaaaaatgtaatattttctttcaaaaacaaagacatttctaagtgaccccaaacttttaaacGGTAGTGTATTTACCATTAAATTTGCATTCATCATTAAGAAATGCATGCAACATTTGGAAACTGAACACAGTTCTTATAGACAAGTTCAGGTAGAGGTAAACAAACAATAGTAGGGGAAAACTGGTACAGTGGCAGTCAGTTGAGGACAAGGTGAGGGAAAGCTAGCCTGGCATTCAAACTGATTGAAACAATACTGGTCAGAGCAGAGTGTTCAGTCTGGTTTTACCAGGCTGAGGGAAAGCAGCCGGTTAGAACCAGTGACGGTTGGTATCGGTTAGCTCGTCCTACCTGCAGCTTGAGGTAGAGTTTCATGTCTCCCCAATGAGGGTTGTGTGGGTTCTTCCTCAGGACAAACCTCAGCACTGGCTCCCTCTGGTCCAGGTCACAGTCCTTCAGTAGGTAGAGCTGCTTAGCCTCCGTACGGGATATCAGCTTGTGTTTCACctcgttgtctctgatggggGGGGGGACATTAACAGAGGGAAGACAAGATAGAATACCTCTTCAGATGCACAATGCAATACAACGGAAGTTAAAGCACTGTATGTAATACTGCAGTGCaggcagtctagtggttagaacgttgggccagtaaccgaaaggttgcgggatcgaatccctgagctgacaaggaagaaatctgtcgttctgcccctgaacaaggcagttaaccaactgttccccggtaggccgtcattgtcaataagaatttgttcttaacggacttgcctagttaaataataaaacatgttttatagTGAATGTGGTTATAGTAAACCTGTTATACTGATCAACTTGTCCTGCACATACAGTTCCAAAAGTtgagacacacctactcattcaagggtgtctttattttttttacaattttctacattgtacaacaatagcgaagacatcaaaactatgaaataacacacatggaatcatgtagtaaccaaaaaaaagtgttaaacaaatcaaaaaatatttatatttgatattcttcaaagtagccaccctttgccttgatgacagcttttcacactcttggaattcgctcaaccagcttcatgaggtggatggatggatttcaattaacaggtgtgccttgttaaaagtacatttgtggaatttctttccttcttaatgcgtttgagccaatcagttgtgttgtgacaaggtaggggtggtatacaaaagataaccctatttggtaaaagaccaagtccatattatggcaagaacagcccaAATAAGcagagtccatcattactttaaggcatgaaagtcagtcaatacgaaacatttcaagaattttgaacgtttcttcaagtgcagtcgcaaaacccatcaagcactatgatgaaactggctctcatgaggaccgccacaggaaaggaagacccagagttgcctctgctgcagtggataagttcattagagtttgcttcacaaagttcaagtaacacacatctcaacatcaactgttcagagaaggctgcgtgaatcaggccttcatggtcgaattgatgcaaagaaaccactactaaaggacagcaataagaagaagagaaaaacacgagcaatggacattcgaccagtggaaatctgtcctttggtctgatgagtccaaattagagatttttagttccaaatgccgtgtctttgtgagacgcagagtaggtgaacggatgatccccgcatgtgtggttcccaccgtgaagcatgtaggaggaggtgtgagggtgtgggggtgctttgctggtgacactgtcagtgatgtatttagaattcaaggcacacttaaccagcatggctaccacagcattgtgCAGCAATgcgccatcctatctggtttgcgcttaatgggactataatttggttttcaacaggacaatgacccaacacacgtccaggctgtgtaagggctttttGACCAAGAAGAATAGGGATGTAGTGCTGCGTCaaatgacctgacctccacagtcacccgacctcaaaccaattgagatggtttgggatgagttggaccgcaaggtgaaggaaaagcagccaaacaagtgctcagcgtatgtaggaacttcttcaagactgttggaaaagcattcctcgtgaagctggttgagagaatgctaagtgtgcaaagctgccatcaaggcaaagggtggctactttgaagaagctcaaatatattttcatttgtttaacttttttggttactacctgattccatgtgttattgcatagtttatgtcttcactattatactacaatgtagaaaatagtgaaaataaagaaaaacccttgaatgagtaggtgtgtccaaacttttgactggtactgtatgtgaacACTATTATGAGAAGCACACTgtacaataatatatatatatatatatatatatatatatatatatatatatatattgttattgttatttgtgtTTGTTGTCATTGACACAAGAAGACTTTTACCTGCAGTTGTCACAGACTGCCAGATCGAAGCCGTTGCTAAGGTAGGAATCCATAAACGGCTTGTCACAGTCATCACACAGCAGATAGTCTGCCTCCATCACCGGGGCTAGGAAGACAGTCGGAGAGAGCAGAAGAACTCAACACTAGCCTGAATGCCAGTTAGTTTTCAAGAGCGCAGACACTGCTTATGGAATTGTGATGCCAagcagactggcacccaggctcaacaaaacactactactactacacttaaattattacatttgagtcattttggCGCACCCACACATGTATCCAGAATCACAATCAATGCAGAGAGAGTGCTAGGAAGAGAGGTCAGCCAAGGCGTCTTGTCAGTAAAACAAGTATCTACTAGTCATTCAGATAGTGGTTTGTTGGTTGTCACTGTGCCATAAATAATGTATTATGGACATCATTTACAATAAGGGGCGTCTGTAATACCTGATTGAAAGAAACTGACTCCACTCAGCAACTGGCATGTGGTATTACATGAATCCACAAAGGGGCGCACATGAACAAACAATGCATCTCCCTTTGTTACACCAGACATACAGGAGATAAGATTACGTCTGAAGATTACATCATGCAACAAATATGAATAGTTCCCCCTGCCATATTTGATTGACTATAAATGCACATACCTGGTTGATGCACCACTTCCTTTGTCCTTtgctcctcctgtccctcctcttcttcatcaaTGAAGAAACCTCCTCCAGAGTCGACTATTTTAGCGACTTTAGCCGAGGTTCCACCCCCTTCCCCTGCCGATGGTCTGCTGGCCAGTCGGGCTTGCCTCAGCATCAGAGCCCGCTGTCTGTTTCGTTCGATCTTGGCTCTCATTGCTGGGGTCAGATCGCAGTTCTTGGCTTTGGACTCCGAAGGAGAGGAAGCATTATCCTTCACCGGCGTAGGAGGCTCCAACAGATCCATCGCAAAAAAAAGCATGCACTAACTAACTTAGCTGTAGGCTAAACTCTCCAGCGTCTTGGAAATTGCAATTAAGTAAAGTTGTTTACCAGCAAGACAGCTGGCAGAGCTCTAAGAGGGGTAcaattgtttgtgtttctagtTTTAACCCATGGACACATCGGTGTGTTCGAGTTACCGGCGGCTGCCATTTGTCGGTCGCACAACCAACTTCCGGGTTGTTATAATGTCAAAATAAAAGTGTTATGAAACGGATGCAGCTTCTCTATGTGACCGCGAGGTATCGCCGGAGAGCGGACATATACCATCCCCATCCAGCACTAACAGTATTCACAGCTTTATCCTGTTCCTTCTTGTCCATGTCCTTCATTGCTGGTCCATATCCTGAAAGACCCAGTGGCAATGTGCCATATCTGATGTAATTGGCTTGCTATAGCAATATCTCTGCTTGGTAAAGAGCTAAACATATGGCTCTGACACTACCTGCAGTGGCTGTTGTCTTGTTCATTATAAATGTTCATTCTCTGTTTTTAATTAACTTGTATTATATTCTACCATGACCCACCCTGTTCTATTTCCTTCCAAAGAATCAGGTAGtccacacatttttttttattttactgttaATAAACTAGGCaagaactgccttgttcaggggcagaataacagatttttaccttgtcagctctaacagatttttaccttgccagctcggggattcgatcttgcatcctttcggtaactagtccaacgctctaaccactaggctacctgccgccccatagatAGGCAAATCTGGTAATGGTTCCCACCTAGCAACATAGGATCCTTCTCACAGTAACCAAAGTAGGGGTCACGACCCCACTGGGCAGTGGGGAGGCCCAAAAAAAACAATACATATATTGATTTTTTAAAGGAATAAAACAATTAAAGTACAGATTATTAGATGCGACAATATACAAACGTTTTTGAGAAATATCATTTCAAAAACAACATtttattgagtaaatgtattTCATTTCGATAAGAGATGAAAATGTAATGAATTGAAGGTtatttgttgatgtaaaaatCTAAATTAACTGATTTTAGGCTGTGCCATGTGATTTGGGGTGGAATGGGGTCCCCAAAAATTCTGGCGGAAAAAATAGGGTCCCCGCTAAAAAAGTTTGAATAACCACTGCAGTAACCCATTAAGGGTGTCCATACACAATGCTTAGCATCTATTTAAAGCAGTGCAGCACAGGAGCTTTAGTCATTACCGATCTTAATCTCATTTTCACAGAGTTGCTTTAATCTATTGCTCTTTTGAGGGTATCACGGCGACCGCTGCCAGTACACTGGAATATAGACTATATCCCCCCCCCGTATATTAGAAGGATAACACAGTCTTTTGTGGGATCACAAATAGAAGACAGTTCAATTCAGTGTTAAATGGAGacttactgtaggctatatcggTATTCCATGTGCTTGTGGTCTCAATGTCAATAATATCATTGCTTCATGCAGTAACTTTTGAACCCTTGGGATTGACAAATTGGCATTGGCCTTATATGCCTCTAAAAAcaaaattattaaaaaatatatatataaatataatttcACATTTAAAGGAAAATAAGAATCCTGTTTTTTATAACACCTCAGTTTGAGCATTATAAGAGCTCTACCTTAAATGACAATTTAGCCCGTTATGTAATATATTTAGCCTGCCTTGGTTCGACTTAACATAGCCGTGATGGCCGGTTTCATAGGCCTAACCAAGGTCAGCTTCAAAGTAACCTAACCTGTAAAGTAGTTTAGCTGTATACTAGTACCACAGGTGACTGGTGGCacattaattggggaggacggactCATAATACCgtctggaatggaatgaatggtatcaagcacatggtttccatgtgtttgatactatTCCATTCACTCAATTCAAGAtgttattatgagccatcctcccctcaccagcctcctgtaaCCAGTGCCCTTCTCTACTACACTTCTATCCTATACTTCTGCTATAAAGTGCCTTCTTACTCTTATAAAAGTCATGAGCATATTATTTTATCTCGGCATGGTAATAGACAAGAGCATTTTATCAAGGATCCACccctttttttaaattttcacctaaaatgacatacccaaatcgaactgcctgtagctcaagcCCTGAAGCAACGATATGCATAGTCTTGATACCATTTCAAAGGAAATactttgaagtttatggaaatgtgaaaggaatgtaggagaatataacacattagatatgataaaagataatacaaagaaaaaaacaactgttTAAAAAAGCAAAAAttgagaaaggccataatgtattattccagcccagatgcaatttagattttgtccactagatggcagcagtgcatgtgcaaagttttagactgatccaatgatccgttgcatttctgttcaaaatgttgtatcaagactgcccaaatgtttattaataacttttcaattTCAAAActctgcactctcctcaaacaatagcatggcattctttcactgtaatagctactgtaaattggacagtgcagttagtttaacaagaatttaagctttctgccaatgtcagatatgtctatgtcctgggaaattttcttgttacttacaacctcatgctaatcgcattagcctacgttagctcaaccgtcccgtgggggGCCCACCGATCATTTGGAGCAGGTTTGAAAGCCATGTAATGTATTCATTCTGTAAAGATTTATGTGTCAGAAGGCTCACGGTTCCTGTACTGAAATCCATATGCATGCGATTGTACAGCCAACAGGTTCACAGCCAAAGAACAGGCACACAGCAGAAC containing:
- the xpa gene encoding DNA repair protein complementing XP-A cells isoform X2 → MLFFAMDLLEPPTPVKDNASSPSESKAKNCDLTPAMRAKIERNRQRALMLRQARLASRPSAGEGGGTSAKVAKIVDSGGGFFIDEEEEGQEEQRTKEVVHQPAPVMEADYLLCDDCDKPFMDSYLSNGFDLAVCDNCRDNEVKHKLISRTEAKQLYLLKDCDLDQREPVLRFVLRKNPHNPHWGDMKLYLKLQVEKRSLEVWGSEEALEEAKEAREENREVQKQKRFNKKVKVWRQPPSTYENNP
- the xpa gene encoding DNA repair protein complementing XP-A cells isoform X1; this translates as MLFFAMDLLEPPTPVKDNASSPSESKAKNCDLTPAMRAKIERNRQRALMLRQARLASRPSAGEGGGTSAKVAKIVDSGGGFFIDEEEEGQEEQRTKEVVHQPAPVMEADYLLCDDCDKPFMDSYLSNGFDLAVCDNCRDNEVKHKLISRTEAKQLYLLKDCDLDQREPVLRFVLRKNPHNPHWGDMKLYLKLQVEKRSLEVWGSEEALEEAKEAREENREVQKQKRFNKKVKELRRAVRSSVWTKDTSAHQHEYGPEEIVDEEEDLYRKVCNTCGHELTYEKM